A region of the Streptomyces sp. NBC_00442 genome:
CGGGCAACTCGTCCTCCCCTGCCGGACCGGCCTCTTCGCCCCCGGGCGTGACGGCGACAAGCCGGGACGTTCCGGCGGCGGCGTCCTCGGCGGCGCGCGAATCGGCGACGGAGGGGGCGTACTCCCCGGATTCCGCGCGCTCCCCGGATTCCGCGCGCTCCCCGGCTTCCTCGGGATCCCCGGAATCCTCGGGATCCCCGGAATCCTCGGGCTCCGGGCGTTCACCCGCCGGCACGGGCACGACCCCCGACCCGGACGCGGGCTCGGTCCCCGACGCGGACGCGGACCCGGCCGCAGCCCCGGCCGCGGAGCCCGAGTTCGCCGCGCGCGAGCGGCGGCGCGCCTCGTCCGCCAGGATCCAGCGCCGGTGCAGTTCGACGGACTCCTCGGGGCCCGCCCCGCACAGCCGGGCGAGCCGCTCGACAGGTGCGTACTCATTCGGCACCGCGTCCCCGTTGCAGTACCGGTGGAGCGTGGACGTACTCATGTGGAGTCGCCCGGCGAGGACTCCGTAGCTGCGTCCCGAACGGTCCTTCAACTCCCGCAGCAGCGCCGCGAACTGCTCGGACTCGGTTGTCGCCATGCCCCGGTTCCCTCCCCATCCATCCCAGGAACGCATTCCAGGGACAGGTCGTTTCCCCAGGTCAAAGGGTGTTCCAGCGTTCCAGCTTCCCCCATTGTCCCTTGCTCGTTGCCCAGTTGCCCGACCGGCCCGCAAGGTAGGTGCAGCAAGCAGCCGAACCGCTCGTTCCGGGGAGCAGCACATGCGATTCCGCATCCGGTTCAACGTGGCGGACTCCCTGGCCGTGGTCGTCCTGGCCGTGTCCATCGCCACCCTCATCACGCTGATCCACCGCTACCGCCCCTGACGCGTCCACGCCGTCGGCCAGGCAGCACCCACGACCAGCACCTACTCACACGGGGAGCACCATCACCATGCGCAGCACCTTCCGCATCGCCGCCGCCGCCACTTCCACCCTCGTCGCCGCCCTCGCCCTGACGGCCTGCGGCGGCGACGGCTCGGGCGGCTCGACCGCGGCCGACAGCCCGTCGACTCCGTCCCCCGTCTCCGTCCCGGCCACGGACCACACGGGCTCCGGCACGGGGTCGGGTACGGGGTCGGGTACGGGGTCGGGTACGGGGTCCGGTACGGGTACGGGTTCCGGCAAGAGCGGGGGCTCGGCCTCCGCCCGGCACACCGGGAGCGGCACGGGGTCCGGCAGCGGCTCCGCCGCGAACTCGGCCGGCAAGTCGGCGAAGAAGCCCGGGTCCGGGGGCGGCACCGGCGACGCGTCGTGCACCGGCGCCAATGTGAAGCTGACCGCGACGCCGGTCACCCGCCCGATCAACCACGTCCTCCTGACGGTCACCAACACCGGATCGACGCTGTGCAACGCCTACTACGCGCCGGCCGTCGCGTTCTCCGACGACCAGCAGTCGCCGATCGCGGTGGACAAGGACACGGTTCCGCAGGCGGTGGTCTCGCTGTCGCCCGGCGCCTCCGCGTACGCCATGGTGCGGACCCTGGGCGAGGACGACGGCGGCGCGTCGTACGACTCCCGCAAGGTCAGTGTGTACTTCGAGGGCCGGGACGGCGGCGGGTCCACGGGTCCGGCGGCGCGCGCCACCCTGGCCAAGAGCGTGGCCGTCGTGGACAGCCAGGCCAAGGTCACGTACTGGCAGTCGGACCTGTCCACGATCGACACGTGGTAGGGGGCGACGAGGTCAGCCCGCGCGGCCGGGGAGCATGGCCAGGGCCCGGGAGCGCTGTGCGACGAGGTCGTCGTAGGTGCCGTCGCGCTCGGCCCAGCGATGCATGAGGACTCCCTCCACCAGGACTTCGCGGGGGGTGGGGTCCTTGGAGAGCAGGTGCATGACCTCGGTGACGAAGGCGTCGAGCGGCAGCGCGTGCGGGTTCACCTTCTCCTGGCCCGCTGTGGCGACGGCCGGCGGGACGAGTTCGGTGACGCCGACGCCGGTGCCGTCGAGTTGCGCGCGCAGTGCCTCGGAGTACGCGTGCACCGCGGCCTTCGACGCGGCGTAGGCGGGCATGGGCGGGAAGGGCAGGAAGGCGATGCCGGAGGTGACGGTGATGAAGGTGCCGGAGCCCCGCCGAACCAGGTGCGGGGTGAAGGCGTCGATCATGCGGATGGTGCCGAGAAGGTTCGTGTCGATCGTCGTGCGCGTCGCCTCGAAGTGCGCGGGGTCGCGCAGGTCTTCCAGGAGCATGACGCCCGGCATGGTCACCACGGTGTCCAGCCCGGGGTACCGGGCGAGCACCGCGTCCCGGGCAGAGGCGACGGAGGCGGGGTCGGTGACGTCGACGGTGAACGTGCCGAAGCCCTCTCCGGCGAGTTCCAGGAGTGCCTCCGGGCTGCGGCCGCCCACGGCCACGGTGCTGCCCGCCGCCTTGAACCGGCGGGCCAGCTCCCGCCCGATGCCCGAGGTACCGCCGACGACGAGAACGGTGCGGTTGGAGAGATCCACGAGGTCTTCCCTTCGATCCAGAACGCCGACGCCGTTCAGGCCCGCGGCGCACGCGTTGATGTTCCGTGGCGATGTTCCGTGGCCATCGCGGAACGCCGCTCTCGCAGTCTTGGCGGATTCCGCCGGGCGGGAAAGAGTCCCCGTCTTCCCTGGTCCTGGCAGGGCCCCTCTGCGTCACCGACACCGCATTACGGTGTCGGTGTGAAGGAAGACGAGGAGTCCGCCAACCGGCTCGGTGACTACCTGCGCGCCCGGCGCGAGCTGATCTCACCGGCACAGGCAGGAATTCCGCCCGGCGGCAACCGCCGCGTGCCCGGCCTGCGCCGTGAGGAAGTCGCCCTGCTCGCCGGCATCAGCCCCGACTACTACCTGCGGCTGGAACGCGGACGCGACACGCACCCCTCACCCCAGGTCCTCGAATCCCTCGCACGTGTCCTGCGCCTCGACGACGTCGAGCGGACGTATCTGCTCGGCCTCTCGGCAGCACGCCCCAGGGCTCCGCGCCGCAAGCGACCCGAGCACGTACCCGCACGGGTGCACCAGCTCCTCGCCCATCTTCGGATTCCCGCGTTCGTCGAGGGGCGCACCTTCGACGTGCTGGCCTCCAACCCCATGGCCGTCGCGCTCTCCCCGCGCCTGCGGCCCGGCGAGAACCGGCTTCGTTCCCTCTTCCTCGATCCCGAGGAACAGGCCTTTCACCAGGACTGGCCCGAAGCCGCCGCCGGCTTCGTGGCCGCTCTGCGCACCACCATCGGGGACGACACCGACAACCCCCGTTTCGTCGAACTCGTCGGAGAACTCGCCCTGTCCAGCCAGCGGTTCCGCACCCTGTGGGCCCGGCACGACGTCCGCACCCTCGACGGCGGCACCACCACCGTCCACCACCCCGTCGTCGGCGAACTGCGGCTGCACCGCGACAAACTGCCCATCGACGACGTCATCCTCGTCGTCTACTACCCCGACAAGGACAGCGACAGCGACGAAAAGCTGCGTCTGCTGGCCGCACTCGCACAGACCGGACCCGCCGACACCGCGCACACCGGGCCGGCAGACGCCCGGCACCCGAAAGCACCCTGACAGCACCGGCCCCGGCAGTACCGCCACAACGGCCGTGCCACGACGGCCGTGCCACGACGTTCCGGCCGGGGGAATCCGGCCGGGAGGGAATTCGGTCGGCGGCCTCGGCGCTATCCCGCTTGCGGGCGGGTGAGGATTTCGGCTCCGGTGTCGGTGATGGCGATGGTGTGCTCGCTGTGCGCGGTCCGGCAGCCGGTCGCGCTGCGCAGCGTCCAGCCGTCTGCGTCGGTGACGAGTGCGGCGGTGTCGGCCATGACCCAGGGCTCCAGGGCGAGCAGCAGTCCGGGGCGCAGCTTGTATCCGCGGCCGGGCCGTCCGGTGTTCGCGATGTGCGGGTCCTGGTGCATGGTCGAGCCGATGCCGTGGCCTCCGAACTCGGTGTTGATCGGATAGCCCGCTTCGCCGAGGACCGTGCCGATGGCGTGGGAGAGGTCACCGATGCGAGCCCCGGGTTTGGCGGCGGCGATGCCGGCGGCGAGTGCGCGTTCGGTCGTCTCGATCATCGCGACGCTCTGCGCCGGCCTCGCCTTGCCGACCAGGAAGCTGATCGCGGCGTCCGCGGCGACCCCGCCCCTGCTTACGGCGAGGTCGAGAGTCACCAGATCCCCGTCTGCCAGGGCGTAGTCGTGGGGCAGACCATGGAGCACCCCGTCGTTGACGGACGTGCAGATGTAGTGGCCGAACGGGCCGCGTCCGAAGGACGGCGCGTAGTCGACGTAGCAGGACCGAGCCCCTGCCTCGGTGATCATCTCCTTGGCCCACTGGTCGATGTCCAGCAGGTTCGTGCCGATCGTGCTGCGCTGTTTCAGCGCCTCCAGGATGGTTCCGACCAGCGCGCCGGTGCCCCTCGCCCGCTCGAGCCGCGCGGAGTTCAGGATCTCAATCATGGGGACCTCTCACCTACGTCCAATAAATATACCGGCCTAACTATACCGGTATGAGAATGACCCCACCCTCGCACCGACACCCCGGGGCTCCGCCCCAGACCCCGTTCGCGCCTCAAGGGCGCTCGTCCTCAAACTCCCCCAAGGCCTCAACGGACAGGGGGACCCCGACGACGGGCTGAGGATGTCCATGCTGGCCGGCACCGAGCAGTTGAGGGGCGCGGGGAAGTGCGGGAGAGGCCTCACCGGCCCGCACCCGCGTGCGACCCGGGGTTCGCCGGCCCCCCGCGCCGGCCGAGCGCCCGCCCAGCCCCCGCAACCCCCAGCGCGAGCAACACCAACCCCGCCGCCACGGCGAACGTCACCCGCATCCCCGTCGCGACGGCCCCCGCCCCCGCACCCGCAACATCCGTGCCCGAGCCCGCCGCGAACACCGCCCCCATCACCGACGTCCCCGTGATGAGCCCGAGGTTGCGCGACAGGTGGAGCATCCCGGAGGTGACACCCCGGCGGTCCGGGGCGACATCCGCCAGGACCGCCGTGTTGTTGGCCGTCTGGAACACCGCGTACCCCCCGGTGACGACCACCAGCGGCACGACGTACCCGAGCACGCCCAACACCGCCGGCGTCACGGCGAGGAGCACACAGCCCCCCGCCGACGCGACGAGCCCGCCCAGGGTCGTCCGGTATGCGCCGAACCGGTCCACGAGCCGCCCTGCCGGCACCCCGGACAGCGCGGCGACGAGCGGCCCGGCGGACAGGACGAGCCCCACCAGGGCGTCCTGGAGGCCGAGCCCACGCGAAAGGTAGAACGGCCCGACCACCAGCGTCGCCATCATCACCGTGGAGACGAGCGCACTCATGACGAGGCTCGCGCTGAGCGCCGGATCGCGGAACACGGCCGGCCTGATCAGCGGCGACACCGCCCGCGCCTCGACCCGTACGAAGACGGCGACCCCCGACCCCGCGGCCCCGAGCAGCACCAGGCCGAGCACACCGATCCGGCCGTGCCCCAGCGTCATGGCCAGCGCGTACGACGTGAGCGTGAGGGCGAGCAGCACCGTGCCCACCCGGTCGAACCGCGCACCCGGGGTGCCGGTCCGCTCCCGGCCGGCGGGCACGTACCGGTGGACGAGGAGCAGGCTCACGATGCCGAGCGGCACACCGACGAGGAAGACCGACCGCCAGCCGAACCCGGAGATCAGGACGCCGCCGAGCGACGGGCCGAGCGCCGTACCGGTCGCGGACATCGTGCCGAGCAGCCCCATCGCCCGGCCGGTGCGCGCCTTGGGCACCGTCTCGCCGACGAACGCCAGGGTGAGCGCCATCATCACCGCCGCGCCCAGCCCCTGTGCCGCCCGCGCGGCGATCAGCACCCCCAGCGTGGGCGCGGCACCGCACAGCAGCGAGGCCGTCGTGAACAGCAGGATCCCCGCGAGGAGCAGCCGTCGCCGGCCGAGCAGGTCACCGAGCCGCCCGGCGCCCACGACGAGGGCGGTGACGGCGAGCAGATAGGCGAGGACGACCCACTGCACCTGCTGGAACGAGGCGTTGAAGGCGTGGGCCAGGTTCGGCAGGGCGACATTGGCGCTGCTGGTGCCGAGCGAGGACAGCAGCATCGACAGCGAAAGCCCGCCCAGCACCCACCGAACCGCCCCCGACCCCGACACCGGCTCCGACCCCGGCCCCGATCCCGCCTGCGCCGCGCGCTCCCCCGCCGCCCCGGGCACCCCGGGCACTTCTCTGTCGATGGACGTCACCATGAACCCCGCTCTCCGGCCGGAGCCCACCCAAGGGGCTCATGCCGAGGAAGGTGCGCCCCCGGGGCCGGAACGGCAACCTCTGTTGCCAGTTCCGGGACGGCCGGGGTGGAATGCCCCCATGCCGCAGCACATGGAACAGCCCGAAGCCGCGCCGCCGACC
Encoded here:
- a CDS encoding DUF4232 domain-containing protein, whose product is MRSTFRIAAAATSTLVAALALTACGGDGSGGSTAADSPSTPSPVSVPATDHTGSGTGSGTGSGTGSGTGSGTGTGSGKSGGSASARHTGSGTGSGSGSAANSAGKSAKKPGSGGGTGDASCTGANVKLTATPVTRPINHVLLTVTNTGSTLCNAYYAPAVAFSDDQQSPIAVDKDTVPQAVVSLSPGASAYAMVRTLGEDDGGASYDSRKVSVYFEGRDGGGSTGPAARATLAKSVAVVDSQAKVTYWQSDLSTIDTW
- a CDS encoding SDR family oxidoreductase, with protein sequence MDLSNRTVLVVGGTSGIGRELARRFKAAGSTVAVGGRSPEALLELAGEGFGTFTVDVTDPASVASARDAVLARYPGLDTVVTMPGVMLLEDLRDPAHFEATRTTIDTNLLGTIRMIDAFTPHLVRRGSGTFITVTSGIAFLPFPPMPAYAASKAAVHAYSEALRAQLDGTGVGVTELVPPAVATAGQEKVNPHALPLDAFVTEVMHLLSKDPTPREVLVEGVLMHRWAERDGTYDDLVAQRSRALAMLPGRAG
- a CDS encoding helix-turn-helix transcriptional regulator, with protein sequence MKEDEESANRLGDYLRARRELISPAQAGIPPGGNRRVPGLRREEVALLAGISPDYYLRLERGRDTHPSPQVLESLARVLRLDDVERTYLLGLSAARPRAPRRKRPEHVPARVHQLLAHLRIPAFVEGRTFDVLASNPMAVALSPRLRPGENRLRSLFLDPEEQAFHQDWPEAAAGFVAALRTTIGDDTDNPRFVELVGELALSSQRFRTLWARHDVRTLDGGTTTVHHPVVGELRLHRDKLPIDDVILVVYYPDKDSDSDEKLRLLAALAQTGPADTAHTGPADARHPKAP
- the map gene encoding type I methionyl aminopeptidase, which codes for MIEILNSARLERARGTGALVGTILEALKQRSTIGTNLLDIDQWAKEMITEAGARSCYVDYAPSFGRGPFGHYICTSVNDGVLHGLPHDYALADGDLVTLDLAVSRGGVAADAAISFLVGKARPAQSVAMIETTERALAAGIAAAKPGARIGDLSHAIGTVLGEAGYPINTEFGGHGIGSTMHQDPHIANTGRPGRGYKLRPGLLLALEPWVMADTAALVTDADGWTLRSATGCRTAHSEHTIAITDTGAEILTRPQAG
- a CDS encoding MFS transporter, giving the protein MVTSIDREVPGVPGAAGERAAQAGSGPGSEPVSGSGAVRWVLGGLSLSMLLSSLGTSSANVALPNLAHAFNASFQQVQWVVLAYLLAVTALVVGAGRLGDLLGRRRLLLAGILLFTTASLLCGAAPTLGVLIAARAAQGLGAAVMMALTLAFVGETVPKARTGRAMGLLGTMSATGTALGPSLGGVLISGFGWRSVFLVGVPLGIVSLLLVHRYVPAGRERTGTPGARFDRVGTVLLALTLTSYALAMTLGHGRIGVLGLVLLGAAGSGVAVFVRVEARAVSPLIRPAVFRDPALSASLVMSALVSTVMMATLVVGPFYLSRGLGLQDALVGLVLSAGPLVAALSGVPAGRLVDRFGAYRTTLGGLVASAGGCVLLAVTPAVLGVLGYVVPLVVVTGGYAVFQTANNTAVLADVAPDRRGVTSGMLHLSRNLGLITGTSVMGAVFAAGSGTDVAGAGAGAVATGMRVTFAVAAGLVLLALGVAGAGRALGRRGGPANPGSHAGAGR